The following are encoded in a window of Deferrivibrio essentukiensis genomic DNA:
- a CDS encoding response regulator yields the protein MIENNKLRELFVDEVLYHIRQARDFLNKSFESSKDSAEVFKIVKVFHTIKGSAGIMGLEKFTDILHTCETFFQAINKAGYTPETKIKAIKIIDEIETLISNFPDKFDQHLKNLEDIISSKNEDEAPIEKPAENIKKDEIKTSGIKINTDIVAQLRQLAQEVTQIVEYSFSPVSNKEKKKYKDKVSELFQHIENITLVSLEELTPKIKNIAHYTATKLNKDINIDINFNKVGVDKRFFSIVEEALIHLVRNSISHGIESPEVRKEKGKNDKGSIIVTASSHGSKIKITVEDDGQGINIEAITKKAIEQNILTENEAKTASANMLINLIFRPNFSTAETIDNISGRGIGLDIVKERVEAVGGLIKVSTSNKGTKFILEMPVSFNIMYCGILSTKGEKVAIPLYLIDRFISIKEHMLIRDNRSNRIIYNEKEYEHISISNFFATESEYDAIGVIVMGKETVLSFEKYEGEKLFYVKQLTGVITSVPNIIGFAVDDTFRPIAIINPLTISSSNLYPINSTVENQKSIKSKKHTALVADDNNLIKEMISDFLKGENIDADTAQNGVEALKLFKNNNYDIIITDIEMPEMDGISLLKEVRSGNKVVPVIILSSKGDENDIKLALKNGANGYFVKKFFTRENFIKKVKSLL from the coding sequence ATGATTGAAAATAACAAACTCAGAGAATTATTTGTTGATGAAGTTTTGTACCATATACGTCAAGCCCGTGACTTTTTAAATAAATCTTTTGAGTCATCAAAAGACAGCGCTGAAGTTTTTAAAATTGTCAAAGTATTTCACACGATTAAGGGCTCAGCAGGGATAATGGGGCTTGAAAAATTTACAGATATACTACACACTTGTGAAACTTTTTTTCAAGCAATAAATAAGGCAGGTTACACACCTGAAACAAAAATAAAAGCTATTAAGATTATCGACGAGATAGAAACCCTTATTTCAAATTTCCCTGACAAGTTTGACCAACATCTTAAAAATCTTGAAGACATAATCTCATCAAAAAACGAGGATGAAGCACCCATTGAAAAGCCGGCAGAAAATATCAAAAAAGATGAAATTAAGACATCAGGAATAAAAATAAACACAGATATAGTTGCACAATTAAGACAGCTTGCCCAAGAAGTAACCCAAATAGTTGAATACAGTTTTAGCCCTGTTAGTAATAAAGAGAAGAAAAAATATAAAGACAAGGTTTCTGAACTTTTTCAACATATCGAAAATATTACACTTGTAAGTCTTGAAGAGCTCACACCTAAAATAAAAAATATTGCCCATTACACCGCAACAAAGCTCAATAAAGATATAAATATCGATATAAATTTTAACAAAGTAGGTGTAGATAAAAGATTTTTTAGTATTGTCGAAGAAGCCCTGATACACCTTGTCAGAAACTCTATATCTCATGGAATCGAGTCACCAGAAGTAAGAAAGGAAAAAGGGAAAAATGATAAGGGGAGCATAATTGTCACTGCAAGCAGTCATGGAAGCAAAATAAAAATTACGGTAGAAGATGACGGGCAAGGTATTAATATTGAAGCTATTACAAAAAAAGCCATAGAGCAAAACATACTAACTGAAAATGAAGCAAAGACCGCTTCTGCTAATATGTTGATAAACCTAATTTTCAGACCTAATTTTTCCACAGCAGAGACAATTGACAATATTAGTGGCAGAGGTATCGGGCTTGATATTGTAAAAGAAAGGGTAGAAGCAGTAGGCGGCCTTATAAAAGTATCCACTTCAAACAAAGGGACAAAATTCATTCTGGAAATGCCCGTCTCATTCAATATTATGTATTGCGGCATTCTATCTACAAAAGGTGAAAAAGTCGCAATTCCTCTTTATCTAATAGACAGATTTATCTCTATTAAAGAGCATATGTTAATTAGAGACAATAGGTCAAACAGGATAATCTATAACGAAAAAGAATATGAGCACATAAGTATTTCTAACTTCTTTGCTACAGAATCAGAATATGATGCCATTGGTGTAATAGTGATGGGAAAAGAAACGGTGTTGTCTTTCGAAAAGTATGAAGGGGAAAAATTATTCTACGTCAAACAGTTAACAGGGGTAATAACATCAGTGCCAAATATAATAGGCTTTGCAGTTGATGATACTTTTAGGCCTATTGCCATAATTAACCCCCTCACCATATCAAGCTCAAACCTATACCCAATTAATAGCACAGTTGAAAATCAAAAATCTATAAAATCAAAAAAACACACTGCTTTGGTAGCCGATGATAATAACCTTATAAAAGAAATGATTTCAGACTTTTTAAAAGGGGAAAATATAGACGCAGATACAGCTCAAAATGGTGTAGAAGCGCTTAAGCTGTTTAAAAATAATAATTATGATATAATAATAACGGATATAGAAATGCCTGAAATGGATGGTATATCCCTTTTAAAAGAGGTTAGAAGTGGCAATAAGGTTGTCCCGGTGATAATACTCAGCTCAAAAGGGGATGAAAACGATATAAAACTTGCACTAAAAAATGGAGCAAACGGATATTTTGTAAAGAAATTTTTCACAAGGGAAAATTTCATTAAAAAGGTAAAATCATTATTATGA
- a CDS encoding chemotaxis protein CheB, translating to MSNKIKIFIVDDSAYIRNFLKSNLKDEFDIVGEAKDGIEALKKVYTLNPDLVILDLMMPKMSGDMVAKAIMSNKPLPIIMLTSLSDSEIKKSFNLLESTVVEIVKKPMELDSNFVNNLTKKIKICKNLKINKVSESLSQYVTMPNNITLKKNYALTIGVSTGGPKTLRNLIPFLTSIENLPIFLIQHIDLEFEKGYSEWIQEFSQKEVILLSKKTVLEDKLYLCSGKFNLDLTNNSNRLYIELLQAEPNQLYFPCIDKIVTNVAYRLKDRLIHLQLTGLGNDGQEGALIAHKLGATIICQKPESAIASSMPKAVADFADYILELHEIKEKILNILSGQ from the coding sequence ATGAGTAATAAAATTAAGATATTTATTGTAGATGATTCCGCATATATCAGAAACTTTTTAAAATCAAATCTTAAAGATGAATTTGACATTGTAGGTGAGGCAAAAGACGGCATTGAAGCGTTAAAGAAGGTTTATACCCTAAACCCTGACCTTGTTATTCTTGACCTTATGATGCCCAAAATGAGTGGAGATATGGTAGCAAAAGCGATTATGTCCAATAAACCGCTACCAATAATAATGCTAACATCCCTTTCTGACTCAGAAATAAAAAAATCCTTTAATCTTTTAGAAAGTACAGTGGTCGAAATAGTTAAAAAGCCTATGGAGCTTGATAGTAACTTCGTTAATAACCTGACAAAAAAGATAAAAATATGTAAAAATCTTAAAATAAATAAGGTGAGCGAGTCCCTCTCTCAGTATGTTACAATGCCCAATAACATCACCCTTAAAAAAAATTATGCTTTAACAATAGGTGTTTCAACAGGTGGTCCAAAAACATTGAGAAATTTAATACCATTTTTAACCTCTATAGAAAATCTTCCGATTTTTTTGATTCAACACATAGACTTAGAATTTGAAAAAGGGTATTCTGAGTGGATTCAAGAGTTTTCACAAAAAGAGGTTATATTATTATCAAAAAAAACTGTTTTGGAAGATAAATTATATTTATGCTCAGGTAAATTTAATTTGGATCTAACAAATAATTCAAACAGGCTCTATATTGAGCTCTTACAGGCTGAGCCAAATCAGCTTTATTTCCCTTGTATTGACAAAATAGTTACAAATGTTGCCTATAGACTTAAGGATAGGCTGATACATCTTCAACTTACGGGGCTTGGAAATGACGGCCAAGAGGGTGCATTGATTGCTCACAAGCTTGGAGCTACCATTATTTGTCAGAAACCAGAATCAGCAATTGCAAGCTCAATGCCTAAAGCGGTAGCTGATTTTGCTGATTACATTTTGGAACTGCATGAAATAAAAGAAAAAATTTTAAATATTCTGAGTGGACAATGA
- a CDS encoding CheR family methyltransferase → MYAEKLEEIKRLVKAYSGLLIKGSLEAKFEEIYKLWVSKTGNNPFKLLDLLKNNPAELREFISDITINESFFFRNAEQFECLKNLPQTPINKKPEINILSIGCSNGCEPYSLAMYIHKNLPELFKKIRITGIDISSKIIEVAKAGIYQSWYLRHTRKEYLENYFKKIDNDYAVINEIKNKVDFLTENFLDFNINTTYQVVFCRNFLIYFAPETIEQICLKISKLLDKDGYIIFGHSDTLMVPGSIFAKNGCRFYVTTLNDSKNIQNITDIPIRMSYDLNSSQGRPKKDESEVFKKGVQFIKDGVYAEAAKEFEYLLKKINPKNLRAATFLAYCHYRLGNLKEAEEVLDSIINKECMIYEPYLIYAILLFDKKQYEVSLENLRKVLFINPESEIGWFYLGQVYEQIKEKASAINAYKRAINIIETFPETKRYPLSPEITAESLKEWITNKLSKLES, encoded by the coding sequence ATGTATGCCGAGAAATTAGAAGAGATAAAGCGCCTTGTAAAAGCTTACTCAGGCCTCCTTATAAAAGGGAGCCTTGAAGCAAAATTTGAAGAAATATACAAACTTTGGGTATCAAAAACAGGGAATAACCCTTTCAAATTACTGGATCTTCTAAAAAATAACCCAGCAGAGCTAAGAGAATTTATCTCTGACATAACTATAAATGAGTCTTTCTTTTTCAGAAATGCTGAGCAGTTTGAATGTCTTAAAAACTTACCTCAGACCCCTATAAATAAAAAGCCTGAAATTAACATTTTATCTATTGGCTGCTCTAACGGCTGTGAACCATATTCTTTAGCTATGTATATTCACAAAAACCTACCTGAATTATTTAAAAAGATTAGAATAACAGGAATAGATATTAGCAGTAAAATTATTGAAGTGGCAAAAGCCGGCATATATCAAAGTTGGTATTTAAGACACACAAGAAAAGAGTATTTAGAAAATTATTTTAAAAAAATTGACAACGATTACGCTGTAATTAATGAAATAAAAAACAAAGTTGATTTCTTAACAGAAAATTTCTTGGATTTTAATATCAATACCACTTACCAGGTAGTATTCTGCAGAAACTTTTTAATTTATTTTGCCCCGGAAACTATTGAGCAAATTTGCCTGAAAATATCTAAGCTCCTTGATAAAGACGGATATATCATATTTGGGCATTCGGATACGCTTATGGTGCCCGGTAGTATATTTGCCAAAAATGGATGCCGTTTTTATGTAACTACTTTAAATGACAGTAAAAATATTCAAAATATTACCGATATCCCTATAAGAATGTCTTATGACTTAAACTCAAGCCAAGGCAGACCTAAAAAAGATGAATCGGAAGTTTTTAAAAAAGGGGTACAGTTTATTAAAGACGGTGTCTATGCTGAAGCCGCAAAAGAATTTGAATATCTTTTAAAAAAGATAAACCCAAAAAACTTAAGGGCTGCAACATTTTTGGCTTATTGCCACTATAGACTCGGGAATCTCAAAGAAGCTGAAGAGGTGCTCGATAGTATTATAAACAAGGAATGTATGATTTATGAACCTTATCTTATTTATGCAATTCTACTATTTGACAAAAAACAATATGAAGTCTCGCTTGAAAATTTAAGAAAAGTACTTTTTATAAACCCTGAAAGTGAAATAGGTTGGTTTTACTTAGGGCAAGTCTATGAGCAAATTAAAGAAAAGGCTTCAGCAATTAATGCCTATAAAAGAGCAATAAATATAATAGAAACTTTCCCTGAAACTAAAAGGTATCCTCTTTCTCCGGAAATTACTGCTGAATCATTGAAGGAATGGATTACAAATAAACTTTCAAAGCTTGAGTCTTAA
- the gatA gene encoding Asp-tRNA(Asn)/Glu-tRNA(Gln) amidotransferase subunit GatA has translation MDLLTLNINETLELLESKKISAYELNKFYLDRIQKFDIQLDSFLALNENALNEAKLIDEKRMKGENLPKYAGIPIALKDNIITKDLYTTCSSKILENFNPPYDSTVSNLLKENGFIILGKVNMDEFAMGSSTETSYYKKTKNPWDLERVPGGSSGGAAVCVAAGLAPISLGSDTGGSIRQPAALCGVCGFKPTYGLVSRYGLVAFASSLDQIGPFSRDIEDSAHLLNVVGKYDCKDSTSIKIEEKDYTKDINNDIRGKKIGIPKEYFEGGIDSDVLKCVSDAIDFYKSQGAEIVEVSMPHTEYAIAVYYIIATAEASSNLARYDGVRYTFRSEADNLIDMYELTRSKGFGKEVKRRIMLGTYVLSAGYYDAYYLKAQKVRSLIKKDFISAFEKVDVLLAPTVPNTAFKFGEKINDPVSMYLSDIFTISLNLFGGCGVSIPCGFDGKGLPIGFQLLGNYFEEEKVINFAKIYQNNTDWHKRLPENFKK, from the coding sequence ATGGATTTACTGACACTTAATATAAATGAAACTTTGGAGCTTTTAGAATCAAAGAAAATATCTGCATATGAATTGAATAAATTTTACTTAGACAGAATTCAAAAATTTGATATACAGCTTGACTCATTTCTTGCTTTAAATGAAAATGCCTTGAATGAGGCAAAACTTATTGATGAAAAAAGGATGAAAGGGGAAAATTTACCGAAATATGCCGGTATCCCCATTGCTCTTAAGGATAACATAATTACCAAAGACCTATATACTACTTGTTCATCAAAGATTTTGGAAAATTTTAATCCCCCTTATGACTCAACGGTAAGCAACCTTTTGAAAGAGAACGGTTTTATCATTTTAGGTAAAGTAAACATGGATGAATTTGCAATGGGCTCTTCTACAGAAACCTCTTATTATAAAAAGACCAAAAATCCTTGGGATTTGGAAAGAGTGCCCGGAGGTTCAAGTGGTGGTGCGGCAGTGTGTGTCGCTGCAGGGCTTGCCCCAATAAGCCTTGGGAGCGATACGGGGGGCTCTATCAGGCAGCCGGCTGCTCTCTGCGGTGTTTGTGGTTTTAAACCTACCTATGGATTAGTTTCAAGATACGGTTTGGTAGCTTTTGCTTCAAGTTTGGACCAGATAGGCCCATTTTCAAGAGATATTGAAGATAGTGCACATCTTCTTAATGTGGTAGGAAAATATGACTGTAAAGATTCAACTTCTATAAAGATAGAGGAGAAAGATTATACAAAAGATATAAATAATGATATCCGCGGCAAAAAGATTGGTATCCCAAAGGAATATTTTGAGGGCGGTATTGACTCGGATGTGTTAAAGTGTGTCAGTGACGCTATAGATTTTTACAAATCTCAAGGTGCGGAGATTGTCGAAGTTAGCATGCCTCATACAGAATATGCAATTGCAGTGTATTATATAATTGCTACTGCTGAAGCTTCAAGTAATTTGGCAAGGTATGACGGGGTTAGATATACTTTTAGAAGTGAAGCGGATAATTTGATAGATATGTATGAGTTAACTCGCTCTAAGGGTTTTGGCAAGGAAGTGAAAAGACGTATCATGCTTGGGACTTATGTTTTAAGTGCGGGATATTATGATGCTTACTACCTTAAAGCTCAAAAAGTAAGGTCACTTATTAAGAAAGATTTCATAAGTGCTTTTGAAAAAGTTGATGTATTGCTTGCCCCTACTGTCCCAAATACTGCTTTTAAGTTTGGTGAAAAAATAAACGACCCTGTCAGTATGTATTTGAGTGATATTTTTACTATTTCACTTAATCTTTTTGGTGGTTGTGGAGTTTCTATCCCTTGCGGTTTTGACGGGAAAGGTCTGCCTATAGGATTTCAGCTTTTAGGTAATTATTTTGAGGAAGAAAAAGTTATAAATTTTGCAAAAATATATCAAAATAATACTGATTGGCACAAGAGGTTACCTGAAAATTTTAAAAAATAA
- the gatC gene encoding Asp-tRNA(Asn)/Glu-tRNA(Gln) amidotransferase subunit GatC, with product MPEKLSRDEVLKIAKLARLRLEEEEIDGLRTDLNNILNYIDKLSELDTSDIEPTSHALDLVNVFREDMAKRGLSEDEVFRNAPESEFSHFKVPRVIE from the coding sequence GTGCCTGAAAAATTGAGTCGTGATGAGGTCTTGAAAATTGCCAAGTTGGCAAGGCTTAGACTTGAAGAGGAAGAGATAGATGGTCTAAGGACTGATTTGAATAATATTTTAAACTATATAGATAAATTAAGTGAGCTTGATACTTCTGATATTGAGCCGACTTCCCACGCCCTTGATTTGGTGAATGTGTTTAGGGAAGATATGGCTAAAAGAGGTTTGAGCGAAGATGAAGTATTTAGGAATGCACCTGAGTCTGAATTTAGTCATTTTAAAGTGCCAAGAGTTATAGAGTAG
- a CDS encoding ATP-dependent helicase has protein sequence MNLTEVLNKEQYDAVTYINGPLLVLAGAGTGKTRVITYRIYNLIENEQIEPERIMAVTFTNKAASEMKQRLYYLVGEKVNNLWIGTFHSIALRLLRLEYDKAGLNQNFGVIDQEDRISLIRDILKKLNIDSKKYPPKVYLNIISSYKNTLSFVEKLPLNEDFYMVSEVFDEYQKNLSFLNMVDFDDMISLVVRIFLGNKNIAEYYQNLFQHILVDEYQDTNTLQFVFLQQLSGVNGNICAVGDDDQSIYGWRGADINNILDFDKYFENTKIVKLINNYRSQQNVLIAANKLISNNRFRKGKELLPALNLSGEILIKSCYDEQDEAAWVAKKIKYLVDNGTSYNEIAVLYRTNAQSRNFEVEFNKLKIPYKVIGSIGFYQRREIKDILSYLRVYENPYDFQSFIRTMKNPSRGFGNVTIDKLIRYSFEHNVDIFKSIEDNLKSFTTKQTENIKEYLRIFEGLKGVRLVSEMIDYIIKAINYEEYMKQFEEVATFEKRILNLEELINSAAAMEEKGELTLNEFLSNITLISSTDEDAGENVNVMTVHAAKGLEFDTVFLTGLEEGLFPLYGSMDDERALEEERRLCYVGVTRAKRNLYVSYASSRLHYGKRVSSYASSFINEIKIPKTFEEKSDGSEIKEGAKVRHEKFGEGIVISITGSGEDAKVDVFFKLCGLKKIVKRFLSA, from the coding sequence ATGAATTTGACTGAAGTTTTGAATAAGGAACAGTATGACGCAGTGACTTATATTAACGGCCCTCTACTTGTCTTGGCGGGAGCCGGAACAGGAAAGACAAGGGTAATTACATATAGGATTTATAATTTGATCGAAAATGAGCAGATTGAGCCTGAGAGAATTATGGCTGTGACATTTACAAATAAAGCTGCTTCAGAAATGAAGCAGAGGCTTTATTATTTGGTAGGGGAAAAAGTAAATAACCTCTGGATTGGGACATTTCATTCTATTGCTTTGAGGTTATTAAGACTTGAGTATGACAAGGCCGGGCTTAATCAGAATTTTGGCGTAATCGACCAAGAGGACAGAATTTCTTTGATTAGAGATATATTGAAAAAGTTAAATATCGATTCAAAGAAGTACCCTCCGAAGGTTTATCTTAATATCATAAGCAGTTATAAAAATACCTTATCATTTGTGGAAAAACTGCCTCTAAATGAGGATTTTTATATGGTTTCTGAAGTATTTGATGAATATCAAAAAAATCTTTCATTTTTAAATATGGTTGATTTTGATGATATGATTTCCCTTGTTGTGAGAATATTTTTGGGGAATAAAAATATTGCCGAATACTATCAAAATCTTTTTCAGCATATTTTGGTAGATGAGTATCAGGATACAAATACATTACAGTTTGTGTTTTTGCAGCAATTGTCGGGTGTAAATGGAAATATTTGTGCCGTAGGGGATGATGACCAGTCAATATATGGTTGGAGAGGGGCTGACATTAACAATATACTCGACTTTGATAAATATTTTGAGAATACAAAGATAGTTAAGCTTATTAACAATTACAGAAGTCAGCAAAATGTTCTTATCGCAGCAAATAAATTAATTTCTAACAACAGGTTTAGAAAGGGGAAGGAGCTTTTGCCGGCATTGAATTTGAGCGGTGAAATTCTTATAAAGAGTTGTTATGATGAGCAGGATGAGGCTGCTTGGGTGGCAAAAAAGATAAAGTATTTAGTAGACAATGGCACAAGCTACAATGAGATTGCTGTATTATATCGGACAAATGCACAATCGAGAAATTTTGAGGTGGAATTTAATAAACTGAAAATACCTTATAAAGTTATAGGGAGTATTGGATTTTATCAGCGTAGAGAGATAAAGGATATTTTATCTTATTTGAGAGTTTATGAAAATCCGTATGATTTTCAGTCATTTATAAGGACTATGAAGAATCCGTCAAGAGGGTTTGGAAATGTTACTATTGATAAGCTGATAAGATATTCATTTGAGCACAATGTTGATATATTTAAGTCAATTGAAGACAACTTAAAAAGTTTTACCACTAAGCAGACAGAAAATATAAAAGAATATTTGAGAATATTTGAAGGCTTAAAAGGGGTAAGGCTTGTTTCCGAAATGATAGATTATATTATTAAAGCTATTAATTATGAAGAATATATGAAACAATTTGAAGAGGTTGCAACATTTGAAAAGAGAATTTTAAATCTGGAAGAATTAATAAACTCAGCTGCAGCGATGGAAGAGAAAGGGGAGCTTACACTAAATGAATTTCTTTCAAATATCACCCTCATATCTTCTACTGATGAAGATGCGGGTGAGAATGTTAATGTGATGACTGTCCATGCTGCAAAAGGGCTTGAATTTGATACGGTTTTTTTGACCGGGTTAGAGGAAGGGTTATTCCCTTTGTATGGTTCTATGGATGATGAAAGAGCCTTGGAAGAGGAGCGCAGGCTTTGTTATGTGGGTGTGACCCGGGCAAAAAGAAATTTATATGTGAGCTATGCCTCTTCAAGATTGCACTACGGTAAACGGGTAAGCTCTTATGCATCAAGTTTTATTAATGAAATAAAGATACCGAAAACATTTGAAGAAAAGTCTGATGGTAGTGAGATTAAAGAAGGTGCTAAGGTAAGGCATGAAAAGTTTGGGGAAGGGATAGTTATCTCAATAACAGGAAGTGGTGAAGATGCAAAAGTAGATGTGTTTTTTAAACTCTGCGGGCTTAAAAAGATTGTAAAGAGATTTTTATCAGCTTAG
- a CDS encoding chloride channel protein produces the protein MNLKIVTGFIEEHEEIKISFVAVLIGLAAGYGNILFRYLIGLVQNLSYGSKDEFILYLLKTEPFYKVLFIPALGGLTVGLIGLIFKSAKGHGVPDVIKAIALNKKISSSVALIKTVSSAITLGTGGSAGREGPIVQIGASIGSGIGRLFKYSTERMKGAIACGAAGGLAATFNAPIGGAMFAAEVLLGEFGLKTFSPIIISSVIATTVSRAYLGNHVTFEAPTYMLKSFMELPLYAILGVVCAFVGVAFIRIFYKFEDYFEELNIPRFVKPALGGLLMGVIAIFSREIIGVGYDTIHEILISERVGVILLIILVLKILATSFTLGSGGSGGLFVPSLFLGAATGGFMGWLFNLLFPNITAFSGAYGLVAMSAMLAATIRAPLTSILIIFEITQNYQIILPLMLSAIIANVVANFLEKESIFTWILKKQGINIKRGAEESVLKSILVKDIMEKDILTFHEDTPFREIKEGFKKARNNYFPVLDAEDNLVGIISIEDIRSVLFEEGIEDIVVAGEISTKSDLVYLMPDENLAQALKKFNKKDLGALPVVEKQKNGKLKFLGLLRRNDIAYAYNRAVAEVNL, from the coding sequence ATGAATCTAAAAATAGTTACCGGTTTTATTGAAGAGCATGAAGAAATTAAAATATCATTTGTGGCAGTCTTAATTGGACTTGCTGCCGGATATGGTAACATTCTTTTTCGTTATTTGATTGGTTTGGTACAAAATCTATCATATGGTAGTAAAGATGAATTTATACTTTACCTTTTAAAAACCGAACCTTTTTACAAGGTACTCTTTATCCCTGCTTTAGGTGGTTTGACGGTTGGCTTGATAGGATTGATATTTAAATCTGCCAAGGGGCATGGTGTCCCTGATGTTATAAAGGCAATTGCACTCAATAAGAAGATTAGCTCCTCTGTTGCCCTAATCAAAACTGTTTCTTCTGCAATTACCCTGGGGACAGGTGGCTCGGCTGGTAGGGAAGGGCCTATTGTTCAAATAGGAGCTTCAATCGGCTCAGGTATAGGCAGGCTTTTTAAATACTCTACAGAAAGGATGAAAGGTGCAATAGCCTGCGGTGCTGCAGGAGGCCTTGCTGCCACATTTAATGCTCCAATAGGTGGGGCAATGTTTGCAGCAGAGGTGCTTTTAGGTGAGTTTGGACTTAAGACCTTTAGTCCAATAATTATTTCATCAGTTATCGCTACGACAGTTTCAAGGGCATATTTGGGCAACCATGTCACGTTTGAAGCACCTACATATATGCTTAAAAGTTTTATGGAGCTGCCTCTTTATGCCATTCTTGGCGTAGTGTGTGCATTTGTAGGGGTAGCTTTCATAAGGATATTTTATAAATTTGAAGATTATTTTGAAGAGCTTAATATCCCAAGATTTGTTAAACCTGCCCTGGGTGGGCTTTTGATGGGAGTTATAGCTATATTCTCAAGAGAAATAATTGGTGTGGGTTATGACACTATACATGAGATACTTATTTCTGAAAGGGTAGGAGTCATACTGCTTATAATTCTTGTTTTAAAAATATTGGCTACATCATTCACGCTTGGCTCAGGCGGCTCAGGGGGATTGTTTGTTCCTTCACTTTTTCTTGGGGCTGCAACAGGTGGATTCATGGGTTGGCTGTTTAATCTTCTTTTTCCTAACATCACTGCATTTAGCGGTGCGTATGGTCTTGTGGCAATGAGTGCAATGCTTGCAGCTACCATAAGAGCCCCATTGACATCAATTTTGATAATTTTTGAAATTACTCAAAATTATCAAATAATTTTACCACTAATGCTTTCTGCTATAATAGCAAATGTAGTTGCAAACTTTTTGGAAAAAGAATCTATATTTACATGGATTCTAAAAAAACAAGGGATAAATATCAAAAGAGGTGCAGAGGAGAGTGTATTAAAGAGCATCCTTGTAAAAGACATTATGGAAAAGGATATTTTGACGTTTCATGAAGATACGCCTTTTAGGGAGATCAAGGAAGGTTTTAAAAAAGCACGTAACAATTACTTTCCTGTGCTTGATGCCGAGGATAATCTTGTTGGGATTATTTCTATAGAAGATATACGAAGTGTTCTTTTTGAGGAAGGTATTGAAGATATCGTTGTTGCAGGTGAGATATCTACTAAAAGTGACTTGGTATATCTTATGCCGGATGAAAACTTGGCTCAGGCCTTGAAAAAATTTAATAAAAAAGACCTTGGGGCATTGCCTGTAGTAGAAAAACAGAAAAATGGGAAATTAAAATTTTTGGGTCTTTTAAGAAGAAATGATATCGCTTATGCCTATAACAGAGCAGTCGCGGAAGTAAATTTATGA